A region of the Dysidea avara chromosome 9, odDysAvar1.4, whole genome shotgun sequence genome:
TAGTTGGTACTCATTTAGATCTGATAGAAAGATCAAACCATGACACTTTGATCAGAAGATATGAGAAGCTTATTCGTCAGTGTTTTTCAAATGAACATTGTGAAGACCTGCCAAACTATTGGCCTAAGATTGCTAACATACATTTTGTTGGGCTTGTGGAGCAAAGATTTTTAGCTCCAGATTTTAATGTTGATGAGCTGAGAAACAACATCTATGACACTGCACTAAATCTCAACTTACCCGttggtatgtacatgtgtgtacatgtgtgtacacagTAGAACTTCTCTTAACCAACTCCTCAAATTAACGACACGATTATAGAAACAACCTCTGTAATAAAGACAAGGATTATGTATGGTCCCAACAGATATGACTACATACATTGCTACCTCTGAAAGGAGAAAAACACTATATTACAGCAAGATATACACTTTAATTTCTAAGCTGCTGGATCCCAAAGTGTTTGTTCCACTGTGGTTGTATATACAATATGTCAAATGTCTACCGTATCTTGTGAGGTTAATTGAAATGTAATTACACACAGATGAACTGGCCATTGCAATGAAGACTACTAAAGATATGAAGATGATGGATGAAATGATTCCTGTTAGCTATAAGGAGTTTCAGCGAAAAGTTATTCATGCTGGTACAAAGATTTTTAGAGAAGGAGATGTCTTTCCTATTTTGAAATACAAGGATTTTGAGTAAGTAATATAAAAGAACCTTTTCTGTGTATGAGCTAAAAATGCATTGATTAGTTAATCAGATTGTGTAACATCCAGAAGCCTACTGATACGATAAGTGTTGGAAATGATGTAGAGGTTTAGGTTTAAGTTGGGGAAGAGATCAGACATTGTAATATTATAAATACAGGTGATGCAAATCTGAGTGTACAGGCTTTTTATTAGCACAGCATCTCAGAGGGCTAATGTTATGTCCCTTTGGTAGACGTCAATAGATGCCTGGCCCATTTAAACACCAGGCAAAAAAAAGATTAATAAACCCTTGGGCTTTTACACAGGTAAATGTGGTACTTGAGTACATAGTTCTACAGGTAGAACTGCTTACCACAGTAAATGTGGTAGCAGTTCTAGTTCTTGCGGTTTCACTCTGATCAAATTTTACCTTGATAAATTTGTGATGGTAGAATGTACACATTTACAGAGCAATTGCATCTAATTTGGGTGTTCCTAAAGAAGAAGTAAATGGAATTTTGCTGTTCTTACAGAGCAAAGGTACTTATACTTAAGATGGAGTATGCATGTAAACATTTACTTTTTCAGGGTTTATAGTTCGTTTTGAGTTTAGACAACTTTCTAAGCACTACTTCATTGATCCAGAATGGTTAAATTCTGTGTTTTCTCTTTTGATATCTCCACATAGTACTAGGACTCTTGTTCAACCAGGATATGGTGAGTTAATGGATACATTTAAACTAGATATGTACCCTCATCTGTCAATTGTGGGTGCATGCTTGTTATCCTATAATCAGATCAATAATGTGTGTCCCTTTTATGtatctatgtgtgtgtgtaccttgGCTTGTGTAAGAGCAAACATTTTTGGGTAGTGTGAATATGCGAACTGAAGGCTAATGGCATACTGCAATACAGTCTGCACTAATTACTGAGATGGTTGAGTTCAAACACAGATAGGCTGTGTGAAATGAACATGCAAAGGCATACTCCATATAGATGGATGAGCATATCTCCCCTGGCTACCAACATTTTTTATCCCATTCAACTGAGTAACACAAAACACTGTGTGTTGAAGTCCATCCTTAATGGATTTTAAGACTACTTTAAGCAGGTTGATGcacctagctagctaactaactGTTTTTTGCATCTTATTTCACTAGCCTAAAGCTATGGATAAtatataagctagaaacaataTTACATGAAATCATACTTGTTACACCTCCATATTGGTCATTTCTTGATCTCcttcaaataattttgtgatTGTACATAATTCTTTTGATTCCAAACTGACATAATTATGCCAGTTTTGATTCAGCATTCTTTTTATCTACAATTCATAAACTTGCTTGATATTGCAAATAACTAACTAGTATACAATATTGTGTCTCTTGTTATGTGGCTAATTGGACTACTCCATATATAGATCATCGTACTGGAGCAATTCAGAGGGATTATTTAGAAAAGAGATTGAAGAAGGATAATGTCCAGAAGAAACATGTTAAAGATGTGGTTGAATTGTTGGAGACATTTCACGTTGTGATTCCAATGGAGTTCAATAAATTGCTAGTACCTGCTTTGCTAGAAGATGACCCATCTAATACAACATTGCTGTTAGGGACTTTCCCTCGTCCACGTACTCTTACACTTAAGCCACCACAACCTGACCATCTTCCAATACCAATTGCTGCTACTCCACCAATACAAATGCTAAGTACTGGAGTTGTGGTACGACGGCTGTATGTCCTTCATGGAATTCCTATTGGCTTTTGGCCACGTCTTATTTCCCATTTCTATACAGAGAAAGTGTTCTTTAAAATTATCAACAAAGCACTGAGTCAGTGCAGAGAAAATGCTGGAGAGGAATATGCTCCAAGGTGGAATTATTCCAAACACAATATTTGGCTTACAGTCAAGAACACCACCTTGTTGACTGTGGGTGTTGCTGGTAGGGACTATATGGACATGCATCAGAATTCTCAATGTAATAAAATAGATTTGGTCGACGTGCATTATATCAATGAAGGTCGCTGGATGAAATCAAAGTTCAAGTTCAACTCTGGAGTGTTGATTGAAGTGAATGATTTTGCATTTGTCTCTTCCTCTGACTCTGAACAAGTGATAACATGTGTCCCAGACATGTTCCGACATACTGCTGAGCTGTTGACATTTGCTGTTGAGATGATTGACAGTTTACTATCAGAAGTGTTCCACCGACCAAAGTTTTTTGGTGATTCTAGTTGGTTGAAGGAACTGATTCCTTGTCCTTTTTGCCTAGGGGATGAAACatgtgatgattgtgatttCAAAGTCACAGACCTGGAGGATAAAGTGTGTTGTTGTGACAAACACCACACTATTCAGGACTTGTCTCAAGAAAAGGATATTGTTTATTATTTTCATATCAATCAGTGTCTATTGGAGGCTTACACTGGTGATAAAATAGCTTGTCCGAAACATGGATTCCTACTGCTTGACTGTCTAGCTCCAGACTTGGTATGTGTTGCTTTGTATGGTATAAACATGTGTGGCTAATTCAGATGTTGTTTAGATGTTCCAGGACATGCCAACGGACAAAGTATATAATACTCCTGCATCATACAGTCAATACTATGAAGAGTTGGATAAGAAATCATGTGGTGCATTTGGTATTGTTTACGAGGTGAGTATATATtctctatagctatatattggtTTACCAATGTTTTTCAGGACTGTGAAACGAACATGGCCATTAAAATCATCAAATCACAGTCTTTTGCTGGTGATCAGGTCACTGAACAGACTTACAAAGCTGTTCGGAAAGAGGTAGACAAGTTGCTTTACTTTAAGGTCCACCCTAACATAGTAAATGTGCTTGGTGTCTTCTGCAAGCCTCATGGGATTGTGCTGGAGTTAGCCCCAATGGGGGACTTACAATCAATTATTGATAAATATCGGAACCGAGGTAACTTAATGTGCTCAACAGCTCTGCTGCTCACAGTGCAACAGGCAAGTTTAGTGTCCATAAGTATAATGCAATGAACTTATTTACATAGATTTCATATGCTTTGGAGTATTTACACAGTAAACGGATAGTCCACAGAGATGTGAAGCCAAGTAACATTTTAGTATTCTCATACCCTGATGAGAACCATGTGTCTGCCAATAACCCTCCAAAGTGGAACTGTGATAGTTGTTTGCATGTTAATGGTGCTAAAGTGCTTGTGAAACTGAGTGATTTTGGAGTTGGGATCAGGGTCACTGCATTCCGTCTACTGTGTGATGAAGGTAGTGAAGGTTATAAAGCTCCTGAAATTGCTGGCTTCTCATCCATGACTGGCTACAATGAAAAGGTGACTGGGTATAATGCATCAGTGTGTAGTTGTGACATGTTGAACTTTCAGGTGGACATCTACTCCTTAGGAATGATACTGTATGTGATGTTGACATTGAGAAATGTCCCACTAAAAGGAATTCCTAACTTTGAACAATTCACCATTGCAGGAAAACGACCAAAATTCACGACAGTGGTAATTATAACATGCTTTTGATATTGTAATAATCCATCACTGCATAGGATCCATTTTACCCAATTGTATTCTATGAGTGCCTTCTTCACTGCTGGAAACAGGATTACTCCCAACGTCCATCAGCTGAGAAGATGTCTAAACAGCTACAAAATTTCCAAGAATCACTTATCAACAAGTACACATTAGAGAGATTCTGGTCTATTTCCACCATTGCGTCTGTGTTTGCCAatggtgtgcagtgtttgtgGGCTGTTACTGAATGTCCTGTTAAACGACAAGATGACACTAGTGTACAATCAAAGACTGAGTTAACAATGATGTACCAAAATTGCTCATCAAGATTGGAATTCATGGTTAGGACATTGTATATAATATGCTTTTAATTGTCATTGATAAACACGATTTGATATATTGTGTGTCCTTAATTAACTATTTCTTTACATTTTTAGATGGTTGAAGAGCTGCCATCTAATATTGATGATAAGATATGTGTGTGTCAGCTACACACATCAGTGGTGGTGGGTTATGCTGACCAGTTAGCCATCTATGATGCATCCAGTAAGACACTGACAACTCCATACCATCAAGCAACTTGTCCCAAATGTGCTTGTGAACTGAAGTGTTTGGAGGTATATGCTGACAACCTCACTGCCTTGTTTACTGGTCAGTCATATGGAAATGTCCACCTCCTGTCACTGGAAGATAATCAACATCCTGACAGTTGGGTGAAATACTGTTATGAACTGAGGGGTGAAGTGTTAGAGACAATGAAGGCTTGTTGGTGTGAGACACATGTTGAGCTGTGGTGCAGTACCGGACCAGACCTCATAGAGATCCTGCGATTTCCAGTAGACGTTGCTGAGTGTGATCATCAGCAAATACAAGATAATATCATTTCACTACCTCTGACTACAACTGGCCTGGTGGTAGCCATTGAGTGTTGTGTAGCAGATGATCACTTGTTAGTGTTCACTATGGCTGAGCAGGCATCAGTGGTGACCTGTTGGGATGGCCACTCTAAGGAGCTCATCAAGAATATCTGCCTCAGTGAAATGGGTACTGTAATCAATGTGATCATTGTATAGTAGAAAAGATTGTCAGTAGAAAACATAAGGAACCATACTGTCTCATAATACTAGAAGGCTTTTAACTATTACGAGGGTACATGTATAACTTAAGGTGTTGTCTCCGTTTCTGCCATTTGGTGTGGTGTAATGCTAGCATGTTACTTACATGACATTTGCTATCACTAACACTACCCATGCATCCCTTTATGATGATCTGGAGGTAACATCCCACCAGTTAGTCACATAACTAAAGGCCATCACAGCGTGGTTAATGCACATGTAATCAGATTTGCATGAAAACTTGTAGTTGCATCATGATGATTAtccataccaaaacagccaaatgAAAAAAGGCAGCCCCAAAAAATCCAGGGTGGAAAAGGATatgaaattcaaggtggtggccaagaaatgactacGATAGTAGATTAATTGTAAAAGAATAGTAtagtgacaattcaggtgagtttgtgtaaggattcagcaccaaatccatcacagccatttcttgaacaccatcttggtagatctttttgtatttgtatacaggtgacttgtttgtaactgagctctctatagagttactaacttgtttgtagctgagttctccacagagtgacttgttttgtggttgaactctctgtggctgaactctctacccggtgatttgtttgtagctgaactctccacagggtgatttgcttgtgttttagctctctacaaggtgacatttttgttgatgaatactctacagggagacttgtttgtagctgaactctctacaaggtgacttgtttgtagctatttctctacagcgtgacttctaatgtagctaaactctctacagggtttgttgtagctgaactctctacagagtgacttgtttgtacctaacttctctactgggtgacttctaacatagctgaactgtcCACCGGGTGACTTAAGCTGAACTCTAAGCCAAACGCTTGATTCATCCTGCAAGCTGCAATTAAACAGGATTCAACCACAATACTCCACAGACAAGATGGATTTGTTGATTGGCCAATGTCCTACGGCTTAAACTTCCAAAGTTCCTTGAATGTTATCCATTTAGTATTAT
Encoded here:
- the LOC136265562 gene encoding leucine-rich repeat serine/threonine-protein kinase 1-like; protein product: MLLLLSTLPVRHWRVYTEGNSLCDNIFNDIMELESVQEPIDQLYARLFEKVEGKDNLPEVNPKDLLVQVINDARVGATEKKNFYNKLLRKAVFHGNVDMVELVLTKTKDLVDVNHVVTEDDVGHEMTELNPAYVGWTPLHFAANIVAKIQHLENEDNKVTQDKVTLSLTIIMLLWRNGADPMISYKLMEKDIFPVDVENNCSIVILLLRILMEVKDATLADAAISNIVDNDHKTLLEWACRCGYAEVAIRVLERVNDPNTVILHTVMGTLNVLHLMGNLKNTNLDILDVLYKKYPNLLPWINGRTPARVDNGTHDRTPMSIACQVNNDKFFQWVLRFFNNTLTVIDLYNTGLTGELPLKVFEFPKLKTLNVSKNKLTGISEVNDCVAFASGELEKAVFSDNKFAVIPKRLFLLPKLKELNFAKNNIEALNLDGIEVHKIPLNKLNLSGNVLKAVPCQLFCLSQLKELNLNDNQIAELPVEMWFAPHLMQLSVSNNLLLELPVPTNAGADVADQEFCDILGSVNSSNVSEKSHYSQSFRETMMAPSEAIEFEEVDMRVHQGRQGPSSCGLQLTKLDLNNNKLKKIPSNLPCLAPSLQTLFVANNELIVTPCLRNLPQLLKTLDLSRNILTKFLAKTFAQNETYPSKNCPRKCYYGSEQTCAAHFSHKKLVKLDHLDMSHNMIDDNVNTTYDGISYYENLLKLNLSNNQLKEFPDFVLHQSSLWMLDISDNPGIETIPLDLSRLQHLFSFKYDGISASIARNLNSCFSTPEKLAYLRLMMERAEKNNSVKLMIVGMHGKGKTTLLEHLKAEGKFQDSFYASMGKIPSPPPDNTSNTVGIKIGIWSYCRYKRNPNNGQYPEIEFYAWDYAGEEEYYSTHHLFLHSRTLYLVVWNMLDGDDGVYSLLPWLQGIHAKAPKSEVIIVGTHLDLIERSNHDTLIRRYEKLIRQCFSNEHCEDLPNYWPKIANIHFVGLVEQRFLAPDFNVDELRNNIYDTALNLNLPVDELAIAMKTTKDMKMMDEMIPVSYKEFQRKVIHAGTKIFREGDVFPILKYKDFEAIASNLGVPKEEVNGILLFLQSKGFIVRFEFRQLSKHYFIDPEWLNSVFSLLISPHSTRTLVQPGYDHRTGAIQRDYLEKRLKKDNVQKKHVKDVVELLETFHVVIPMEFNKLLVPALLEDDPSNTTLLLGTFPRPRTLTLKPPQPDHLPIPIAATPPIQMLSTGVVVRRLYVLHGIPIGFWPRLISHFYTEKVFFKIINKALSQCRENAGEEYAPRWNYSKHNIWLTVKNTTLLTVGVAGRDYMDMHQNSQCNKIDLVDVHYINEGRWMKSKFKFNSGVLIEVNDFAFVSSSDSEQVITCVPDMFRHTAELLTFAVEMIDSLLSEVFHRPKFFGDSSWLKELIPCPFCLGDETCDDCDFKVTDLEDKVCCCDKHHTIQDLSQEKDIVYYFHINQCLLEAYTGDKIACPKHGFLLLDCLAPDLMFQDMPTDKVYNTPASYSQYYEELDKKSCGAFGIVYEDCETNMAIKIIKSQSFAGDQVTEQTYKAVRKEVDKLLYFKVHPNIVNVLGVFCKPHGIVLELAPMGDLQSIIDKYRNRGNLMCSTALLLTVQQISYALEYLHSKRIVHRDVKPSNILVFSYPDENHVSANNPPKWNCDSCLHVNGAKVLVKLSDFGVGIRVTAFRLLCDEGSEGYKAPEIAGFSSMTGYNEKVDIYSLGMILYVMLTLRNVPLKGIPNFEQFTIAGKRPKFTTVDPFYPIVFYECLLHCWKQDYSQRPSAEKMSKQLQNFQESLINKYTLERFWSISTIASVFANGVQCLWAVTECPVKRQDDTSVQSKTELTMMYQNCSSRLEFMMVEELPSNIDDKICVCQLHTSVVVGYADQLAIYDASSKTLTTPYHQATCPKCACELKCLEVYADNLTALFTGQSYGNVHLLSLEDNQHPDSWVKYCYELRGEVLETMKACWCETHVELWCSTGPDLIEILRFPVDVAECDHQQIQDNIISLPLTTTGLVVAIECCVADDHLLVFTMAEQASVVTCWDGHSKELIKNICLSEMATCIRVVEPNLYIGTESGDCMSVELQSVTCDQHHLNVVPHSPLERYVHRGPVQVLVAAYGTMGCQGNLIRVFSSPEREDHHGNGFRQGVACSLVLSIGRGYSSPWSSRKYTNSPDKEEEEDSDNDVSDRGEEDVDNDLCVLLHLV